A region of Burkholderiales bacterium JOSHI_001 DNA encodes the following proteins:
- a CDS encoding phosphate transport system regulatory protein PhoU (PFAM: PhoU domain~TIGRFAM: phosphate transport system regulatory protein PhoU), translating to MTDKHLSTQFDAELSGISTRVLEMGGLVEAQVAQAMYALTNFSSETASQVLLQEIKVNEMEVEIDRDLSTIIARRQPTARDLRLLTSVSKTIGNLERVGDEAARIARTVQRLMNAGVSSRLRLPVADVGFEATLATASLRKALDAFARLDTQAALEVIKQDNQIDQEFEGLMRKLITYMMEDPRTISASIDLVFVAKAIERVGDHAKNLAEQVIYIVKGTDVRHTPMETVESIAR from the coding sequence ATGACAGACAAGCATTTGTCCACGCAGTTCGATGCCGAGCTCAGCGGCATTTCCACCCGCGTGCTGGAGATGGGCGGCCTGGTCGAAGCCCAGGTGGCGCAGGCCATGTACGCCCTGACCAACTTCAGCAGCGAAACCGCCAGCCAGGTGCTGTTGCAGGAGATCAAGGTCAACGAGATGGAGGTCGAGATCGACCGCGACCTGTCCACCATCATTGCCCGGCGCCAGCCCACGGCGCGCGACCTGCGCCTGCTGACGTCGGTGAGCAAGACCATCGGCAACCTGGAACGCGTGGGCGACGAAGCCGCGCGCATTGCGCGCACCGTCCAGCGACTGATGAACGCGGGCGTGTCCAGCCGGCTGCGCCTGCCGGTGGCCGACGTGGGCTTCGAGGCCACGCTGGCCACGGCTTCGCTGCGCAAGGCGCTGGACGCCTTCGCCCGCCTGGACACCCAGGCCGCGCTGGAAGTCATCAAGCAGGACAACCAGATCGACCAGGAATTTGAAGGCCTGATGCGCAAGCTGATCACCTACATGATGGAGGACCCGCGCACGATCTCCGCGTCCATCGACCTGGTGTTTGTGGCCAAGGCGATTGAACGCGTGGGGGACCACGCCAAGAACCTGGCCGAGCAGGTGATCTACATCGTCAAGGGCACCGACGTGCGCCACACGCCGATGGAAACGGTCGAGTCCATCGCCCGCTGA
- a CDS encoding phosphate regulon transcriptional regulatory protein PhoB (PFAM: Response regulator receiver domain; Transcriptional regulatory protein, C terminal~TIGRFAM: phosphate regulon transcriptional regulatory protein PhoB): MSRILVVEDEGAIAELMAINLRHAGHEVTLAATAEQAQAAVDGQLPDLVVLDWMLPGQSGLALARRWRGDDRTRALPIIMLTARSEEADKLAGLEAGADDYLTKPFSTNELMARIRAVLRRMAPQALDEAVQVGELHLDPATRRVSRGGTELKIGPTEFRLLHFLMSHPERVHSRAQLLDRVWGDHVFIEERTVDVHVKRLREALTPAQCAGMIETVRGAGYRLTQQQSAHAAG; this comes from the coding sequence ATGAGCCGCATCCTGGTGGTTGAAGACGAAGGGGCGATTGCCGAGCTGATGGCCATCAACCTGCGCCACGCCGGCCACGAGGTGACCTTGGCCGCCACCGCCGAGCAGGCCCAGGCCGCGGTGGATGGCCAACTGCCCGACCTGGTGGTGCTGGACTGGATGCTGCCCGGCCAGAGCGGCCTGGCGCTGGCGCGCCGCTGGCGCGGTGACGATCGCACCCGCGCGCTGCCCATCATCATGCTCACCGCGCGCAGCGAAGAGGCCGACAAGCTGGCCGGCCTGGAAGCTGGCGCCGACGACTACCTGACCAAGCCCTTTTCCACCAACGAGCTGATGGCGCGCATCCGGGCCGTGCTGCGCCGCATGGCGCCGCAGGCACTGGACGAAGCGGTGCAGGTGGGTGAACTGCACCTGGACCCGGCCACGCGCCGCGTGTCGCGCGGCGGCACCGAGCTGAAGATCGGGCCAACCGAATTCCGCCTGCTGCATTTCCTGATGAGCCACCCCGAGCGCGTGCACAGCCGTGCGCAGTTGCTGGACCGCGTGTGGGGTGACCACGTCTTCATTGAAGAGCGCACGGTGGACGTGCACGTGAAGCGCCTGCGCGAAGCCCTGACGCCGGCCCAGTGTGCCGGCATGATTGAAACCGTGCGCGGTGCCGGCTACAGGCTCACACAGCAGCAAAGCGCCCACGCGGCAGGTTGA
- a CDS encoding phosphate regulon sensor kinase PhoR (PFAM: Histidine kinase-, DNA gyrase B-, and HSP90-like ATPase; His Kinase A (phosphoacceptor) domain~TIGRFAM: phosphate regulon sensor kinase PhoR) — protein MNWFLSRWLKLCLGAVLGVLAGAWLGSVLQLPGVGMAAGAALGLGLVTLADLRRARQVLRWLRDRPDEAGPRPGGLWGELAYRAEKVFRQRSHELAAERQNHAQFLAAIDASPNGVLLLDEHQHIEWCNAVAALHLGLDAQRDRGQAVTNLVRAPGFVAQLQGADFDNAITLSLPGRDLTLQVLVRRYGQQRSLVLTQDVTERLRSEAMRRDFVANVSHEIRSPLTVLAGFVETMATLKLSETERQRVLQLMQQQTDRMQTLVADLLTLAQLEGSPRPPTDRWVPLAALLARVRAEAQALSGGRHQIDIDSDSGEGLALAGSDSELYSAIANLVSNAVRYTPAGGHISARWLVRQDGGMLEVADTGIGIAREHLPRLAERFYRVDGSRSRDTGGTGLGLAIAKHAIQRHGGELDVDSEPGKGSRFRLLLPAARIRRDGVPSDQPAPVLH, from the coding sequence ATGAACTGGTTCCTGTCGCGCTGGCTGAAGCTGTGCCTGGGTGCGGTGCTGGGGGTGCTGGCCGGCGCCTGGCTGGGCAGCGTGCTTCAGTTGCCGGGAGTGGGCATGGCCGCCGGCGCCGCGCTGGGCCTGGGCCTGGTCACGCTGGCCGACCTGCGGCGTGCGCGGCAGGTCCTGCGCTGGCTGCGCGACCGCCCGGACGAAGCCGGCCCGCGCCCCGGTGGCTTGTGGGGTGAACTGGCCTACCGGGCCGAGAAGGTGTTTCGCCAGCGCAGCCATGAACTGGCCGCCGAGCGCCAGAACCACGCCCAGTTCCTGGCCGCCATCGACGCGTCGCCGAACGGCGTGCTGCTGCTGGACGAACACCAGCACATCGAATGGTGCAACGCCGTGGCGGCGCTGCACCTGGGCCTGGACGCCCAGCGCGACCGTGGCCAGGCGGTGACCAACCTGGTGCGCGCGCCTGGCTTCGTGGCCCAGTTGCAGGGCGCCGACTTCGACAACGCCATCACCCTGAGCCTGCCCGGGCGCGATCTCACCCTGCAAGTGCTGGTGCGGCGCTACGGGCAGCAACGCAGCCTGGTGCTGACGCAGGACGTCACCGAGCGCCTGCGCAGCGAGGCCATGCGGCGCGATTTCGTGGCCAATGTGTCGCACGAGATCCGCTCACCGCTGACCGTGCTGGCGGGCTTTGTCGAAACCATGGCAACGCTGAAGCTCAGCGAAACCGAACGCCAGCGGGTGCTGCAATTGATGCAGCAGCAGACCGACCGCATGCAGACCCTGGTGGCCGATTTGCTGACCTTGGCCCAACTGGAAGGCAGCCCCCGCCCGCCCACCGACCGCTGGGTGCCCTTGGCCGCGCTGCTCGCCAGGGTGCGGGCCGAGGCGCAGGCCTTGTCCGGCGGGCGGCACCAGATCGACATCGACAGCGACAGCGGCGAGGGCCTGGCCCTGGCGGGCAGCGACAGCGAGCTCTACAGCGCCATCGCCAACCTGGTGAGCAACGCCGTGCGCTACACACCCGCGGGCGGCCACATCAGCGCACGTTGGCTGGTGCGCCAGGATGGCGGCATGCTGGAGGTGGCCGACACCGGCATCGGCATCGCGCGCGAGCACCTGCCGCGGTTGGCCGAGCGCTTCTACCGCGTGGATGGGAGCCGGTCCCGCGACACCGGTGGCACCGGCCTGGGTCTGGCCATCGCCAAACACGCCATCCAGCGCCACGGCGGCGAACTGGATGTGGACAGCGAACCCGGCAAGGGCTCACGCTTTCGACTGCTGCTGCCGGCCGCGCGCATCCGCCGCGATGGCGTGCCGTCGGACCAGCCGGCGCCGGTGCTTCACTGA